The genome window atttgtttaaaaCTGTCTGCAGAGCATGCAGTAAATGGCATGCAGACTACACCATCCCaaaagtcaacacacacacacacacacacacacacacacacacacacacaaacacacatacacacgacaCAGAACATAGGGCTAACAGgatctctttcttctctgcaGGATGAGGTGAACCAGATTATGGAGACAAATCTATGGCTCAGACATGTaagtgcatgtgcatacacacacacacacacacacacacacacacatacacacacacacacacacacacacacacacacacacacacacacacacacacacacacacacacacgcacacacacatatacacacgtaAGCATTTATTGACTATTTCCTAGACATGACCCCACCTTAGGGTCAGAAGGACACAGAGGCAAGAGGGGAGTGGGGATTTGTCATGTGTGTGAGGGCATGTCAGTGCCCTGCTAATCAGACACCATCATGATGtatcatgctctctctctctgtatatatatatatatatatatatgtgtgtgtgtgtgtgtgtgtgtgtgtgtgtgcagacaagGAAATGGCAGTTTTTTTCAGAGGTCAGCTCATGACATGAGGGCAGTGGATCTTTGTGTTTACTATTggtatttaagtgtgtgtgttggtgtgtgtgtgtgtgtgtgtgtgtgtgagagagagagagagagagagagagagagagagaaagagagggaaagagagagagttttttcctgtgtacacacacacccatacacccCTGCAGATGCTATACATCCACTCATTaaagcacagaaaaagagaaaagaaaacaagcgaGGAAGACAGCCAGGAAACGATTCAGGCAGACACATGAATGCGTCCAGTCTTTAATCAATGTTATCTTCATGGTTAGTCACGCTCTCCTGACCGACAGCCTCTCAGCAGATCTATAGCCACAGACTCTGAACTTGTGACCTCACACAGCTGGTCATCCTCTCACATAGCCTGGACTCCATCCTCTACCTTTTTTGGTACCTTTTGCATTGTTTGTTATACCTCCTTTATTCTGTTTGTACTTCCTTTTACAAAACCTCCTTGAACAAGGCTGGCATTATTTACATGAACGACTAATTTCTAATTTATTGACAAATCTCCATGGCCTTCCAGCTGTTAGAGACCAAAGTGGCATTTCAAGAACAGATGAAATGATGTTGAGGTCCATGAATGCCccattaaaatataataaaaaggcTTTTATAGGCTTGTCTTCTTCTGCCTCTTGTTCATAGTTACTGAGCTGTTGTAAGCAGGCATCAGTAATGAGAAACTGACTGGCTGCCTTTTAACAAGTCTCTCTTCATGAATACAAGCTGTCTCTATCCTGCATTAGCTTTGAAAGCTATTCCCTCTTGAAAATTATACCAATTCGCCAACTGAAACCAGTCTGCATACTCAAACCATATGAACCCTCTGTCagcaaagaaaggaaaatagattttgacaaaaatttcataaaataaaagtaaacataGGAGAGCATCTGAtgtatatttaaacattttttgagtTGATTGTGAATATAAATGATCCTTGACAGCCTCTAAAATTATAGGCTGAGGTATGATTGCCAGGTTTGCCTGACTCCCATTCTCCTCACCATCCAACACAAGGATTATTTGAAAACaataatttctgttttaattggGGATATTTtctacctctctccctcttcatctgTGTTCTTTAGCTAGCTGAtcttttctcttgtctttttttattagtCCTTGCAACTCTCTCCTTGCAACTCTCTCCTTTTTCATCTCtgcgtttttgtctttttacctTTTCTTCTATGTTTCTTTTGCTAGTCAACAACAATCAATCACGCTAAACAGGTCTATACCAAAGACTTCATAAACACATTCATAAAATATTGCCTTTATTTAAACTTAAACATAGCCTAATTGAATGTTGGCTGCTATGTTTTACAGCTTTCTAGTCTCCCCAGTTCTGTGTCTTTCATAAATGGgcttcaaaattaaaaaaaaaaaaaaaaagaaaagaaaaaaaaggaacaattATCCCAACAAAGGTCAATGAACATTTGCCCTTTGGAATTTAATAGCcatcaaatgcaaatgaatgatCCGAGGCTTGATTGGTATCTTGATTGGTATTTTGTAAGCAATAAACAATGCACATAGTCCAATCAGGCACTGCATCTGTGGTCAGTCATACTGTAAACGCCCTGTGCAGATAAATAGCAAAACCAGTGTTGCATGAATTGGTTAATTAAATAGCTCCATGGTCATTACTGTGGCTTAGTTCAACTTGCTAATGAATAAATTCATCATGACATGAAAATAGCCAAGACAAATGGATTTACTGCCTCTGAAAATATACACTCAGGTACGATAATAGAGCAGCAAGTGAATgaatttttcctctttattgTTGCTTTATTGTAGCTGTAAAACAAAAGCCTATCTAATACTGTGTGAGTAAAGATCACAAAGTACGAAGTAAGGCAGTAAGCTGTTGAccgacagactgactgacatgGATTTTGCTCCTTATAAATACAACTTGCATAATTGGGAAAACAACTCTCCTCCTTACACAACTTCATTCCTGAGCCATTATTTTGTACACTCTGTAACAATTTCCAGTCTTTTTGCAACAGCTTTTCTCAAATAAGAGACTAAGTCAAGTTTCAAATCTTACCAGCAGTAATattaagtagatttttacacTTTGAATCTTACTTCAACTTATGTAACCTTTCAGCAGTTTTACAAGACTTAGATTAGAATGTTTTAGTCCACTCTTTGGCTCTTTTTAAGTTTAGACTTGCTGAACAACTGATGCAGCTTGGCTATATCCTGAAAAGGAATTATGTTGAAAAATATTGGTTTTCAATTCAAtcaacaggaacaggaagtctCAAAAGGTTAATGAATATAAAGAATATTTTGGTTAAGAAACATTAGAATTTGAGTACATTCATGCAATCATTTTCCATGCTCCCTTATGCCTGTTTAAGGTTACAGGGGCGGGGTTGGGCTGCAGTCTATCCCAGCACGCCTGAAGGGAGGGAGCAAGGAAACTCCCCAGACATGTTGGCAGTTCATCTCCGGGCTAACACAGACAGATGAACAAACATACTCATGCTCATTATTACGACCCTGGCTCGTGGGCCGCAACATAAAGTGGAGACAGACATCAGATCagataattttatttcaataaataactTCAGTTAAAATCTAGGGGAgcagtaaacacaaaacagcttGTGGTGAGAATGCAGCTTCACTCAGGAGGCAGGATCCCTGCCTTTTATCAACTCCTCGTGcaacactcatgcatgcaccTATCGGTAGTTGTGactcctctttgtctctgtggcaTGTTTCAGATTTGGAATGACTACAAGCTGCGGTGGACACCAGTGGAGTTTGATGGAATTGAGTTCATTAGAGTTCCATCAAACAAGATCTGGAGACCTGACATTGTGCTGTACAACAAGTGAGACCAGtctgttttttccactgtcaccaccattcatcatcaccaccatcattaCCACTATAATTATTGAtgtcattattatcataatCAAAAAATGTAATGTCAAATTCCTTTGTCGTGCACTGCCTATTGTCAGTGGTACTAAAATATACCTTTTATTGGTTCAGAAAGCCATATTTTCAGGGCCAGTTTTACCGTGTTCTATTATTTCCATTTCAGTTCACTTAATTTTAGACCCATTCTTTCTTGCTACCGACTTACAATAGCGACTCGTAATGTTGGTCAAAGGCAATTATGTGAGTTTTATATTTCACAATAGGGTGGTAATTTGGTTTGATTGTGCTCCATGTTTTAACCCTaatgctctttttctttccttaacAACATTATCTTTCTTCCTCTTGCTGCTCCTGCTACCCTTGCATCCATTTTCTCCTTGCCCTCATATCGTCTTCTCTTTGTTTGCCATCTCTGCTGTCCCCTAACTATTGTCTCCTATCATATCTCCTCATAACTTCTCTACCCTATAACTTCCTCCCATCATGtccacaaacacatacatgtgtacacatccacttaaacacacacatgtacacatacatggacacaccacacacacattactcacATATAGTGCTGTAGGTGATTTTCTGGTGGAGGATAAGACCAAGGCTCTACTGAAGTTTGACGGCACCATCACCTGGGTTCCTCCGGCCATCTTCAAATCCTCCTGCCCAATGGACATCACATACTTCCCCTTTGATTACCAGAACTGCTCGATGAAGTTTGGCTCATGGACTTATGACAAGGCCAAAATTGACCTGGTGCTTAttgggtcaaaggtcagtgttTGTGATCGTCTTCAAGTCTTGTGAAACTATCCATAGACAGCTATCATTTATTGCAAaatttctttctgtcatttgtTGTGAGATGCTACGTATTGTGCCAGAACGTTCAAGTGTCACACAGCTTCATTTGTGCCACAGGTCAACCTGAAAGACTTTTGGGAGAGCGGTGAGTGGGAGATCATTGATGCCCCGGGATACAAGCACGACATCAAGTACAATTGCTGTGAGGAGATCTACCCAGACATCACCTACTCCTTCTACATTCGCCGGCTGCCCCTCTTCTACACCATCAACCTCATCATCCCCTGCCTCCTCATCTCTTTCCTCACAGTGCTGGTCTTCTACCTCCCATCTGACTGCGGAGAGAAGGTCACGCTCTGTATCTCCGTCCTGCTCTCCCTCACTGTGTTCCTGCTGGTCATTACTGAGACCATCCCCTCCACGTCACTGGTCATCCCGCTCATCGGAGAGTACCTGCTCTTCACCATGATCTTTGTCACGCTCAGCATCGTCATCACCGTGTTTGTGCTGAACGTCCACTACCGCACGCCCATGACCCACACCATGCCGGGCTGGGTGCGCTCAGTGTTTCTCAAGGTTCTCCCGCGGATCATGCTGATGCGGAGACCGATGGATGAGGAAGGCAAGGCTGGGGGGCTGGACAGCAgtggggaggcaggaggagctggagggggaggaggaggcggaggagggaaaggagggaagaagaggaagaacagcCTGACACAGGTGAGCAAGTCGCAGGGAGGAGAATAGGGCTGAATTATGAGTGGATGAGTGGATTAATGGATGTAATAACTCCTGACAAGGAGTGCATTGGGGATTGTCATGAAAAAACATGCTTGTGACCAGAAAGTCAGTTGCTAGTTAAAATCAATAGAGTCTGGGAATATTTTGGCGGGAAATTGAGCGAGTAATGTTCTCACTTCTGTCAGTAACAATTTTTGCAAGGCACTTACCTCCACCTCTATGATTGTGTCATGCTGAACTGGACAGTCTAAAGTGCACCACCAATGTGAACACAAAACATCAGGACAAGAGAACCACCTGAGGTTAAAAGGGTTGAATCCTATTATGTCCCTATGTCTTTTGTCAGATACTAGTAGGGGCACAGACTGATGTTTTCAACTAGACCAAGGCAACATAGTCAGCCAGATCAATGAAAGGAGTTTTAAAAAACATGCAATTTCAAAACTGGTAAGAATCTGTGCCATCTTTGATGCATCTAAACAGTAAAAGCCACCTACTTCCTTCAGGCTCTGGTGGCTTCAAACAATGGGCAGGCAGATACACAAACTTCAGTCAATAGTTTTGACTGGTTTCCTTcaacaaacacagtgtgtggAGGCTCCAGTCCTTTGTGCAGCTGAGGAGGATAAGTAGTGCGTCATACCAAAGAAGGGTTCTAGcactgaaagacagacaaaatacACCCCATACTCTATTGTCCACTTCTACAGTCCATTTCTTTGGCAAAAAATTGTCCACAGTGGTGCACGGGTGGAAATTTGCCTTTGACCTCACATTTATCAGTtaaaagaggaaacaaaaagatCATATTAAATGCACAGTCACATTAAAATGCCACTAAAAATTGTCCTAAATTTTTATGGGACATATGCAGTCTAAAAACTATACTAAAACTATGAAAACATGTGAGCAAATAGATGTTCACCAAGCAGATTACAGTTGGTACGGAGGCTTGCttaaaatgttcagtgtcaCTCTGGGCTTTAGTGCCCTCCAGAAGTTTATAAACTCTGTGAAGAGTGGGTGTGAGGGGTTGCCTTCAAAAAGTATCATACCAGTCTCAGTCATATATATCTGATAGATGTCGCAGTGGCTTGCCTACTATTTATTGATTAGTCTTTGCCAAGTTCTCCTTGTTCCTGGCTCCATCATTGCCAGTGCAAAATGTTAAAAGTAAAGATACTTTCCACTAGACTTTTGTACTCCAGCTCCAAGGTGTCCTTGCTAACACCATAGCTTTTTAGCCCTCCAGGGAGGTATAGGCACTGTTAAAGCTTATTAAAGACAATTTATATGTTAACATCAAATCTCCGTCCGCTGCCAATAGATCACCCTCTTCATGCACTTACACAAAATACTACTTAGGGGCAATGGTCTTACTCATTAAGCTGGACAGCAACTGACTTTTTGGAAATGGGAATTACTATTGAGGTTTTCCATAACCTTGGAAAGCTATGTTCATTAAGCAAAGGCTGGAAGAGTCTTGTACGGACAGATCCCAAGAACCCGCCTCCCAGACATAAGGCCTGAGTGCCTTGTTTGGTTTATCTCTAGAAAGGCAGGGTGCAACCTCATTTTCTATTATCATGATATGATATCAGTTAATGATTTAGTGATGGACCCAACAACATTGTCACAGGCAGCACAATGTTTCACATCAAAAATTCAATGAGTTATTCAGTTCATATGCAGACGCCATATTACTGATAAAAAGAGagttctgtctgcctgtcataACATTAAGCCCTGCCCAGGTTGACCTAGCCCTGCAGAAGCACCTCtgcctctcatccctctctctatAGTGGCACTTCTACTCTTCTTACCCATGGATTGCAGTTCATTCCTTTTATGTTCACCTGTTTCCATACTACCAATAACAAATTCAACCTTCCTTTTCCATGATAGAACGTTTAATTTCCCTGGAGACCCAGTGCTTAGTATTCCAATGGTTTTCTCAACACAAACACCACCTTCACAAACTTTAAAGTACTTTGTTATTGTCTCAGTTAATTCATGTGGATTACTGtgtcagacaaaaaaacacttgccAATCAGAATCCTCAAAGCGGTCACGCAGTCTTTCTTCAGATCTATCATTCCACATTTGGTACAACTTTAGAAACAGGCTTCTCTCGCCTTATCTTTGCTCTGTATCTCGGTAGCAGGTGTTTGATGTTATGATGTGATTTTCCCAAAGGTGGGCGGCTCAGCTCTCTGTATGCGTCAGGGATTTTGTATTCATCCAATATTCTAGTTTGGTGTATAGGAAAGGCAGTGAATTTCTATAACGTGGGATGGCGACTTGATATATCAAATGTATTAGAATCATCACATACAAACACTGGTTGGACAACGGAGTGTGCGAGTACTttattaaaatctcatttttcatctGTGACTCTTCCTGGTTTTGTGGTCTAGGCACATACACCAGAATGAGTGCGACCTGTCCGAGCTCCCTGAGCAAATAAAATGGTCTGAATGAAACAGATAGCACTTCATAATGCTGGGCACAAATTTAGTCATTGACAATAAATTGCATGACTCAGTTCATCCCCCTATAGACTTACATGATAAAAAGTTTGTCTCTATCTGCTCTAACTGTTAAATAGTcttacagagagacagaggacactCTCTTTAGCCAAGTTTCAGTCAGGCAAATGAGACTGCTTTATTTAGGGTTGCTCTCCACTGCCAACCCCACAGACAGTCCCTCCATTTTATTATTCAGAAACCTCACATTTGACAGTGTGATGGCAGGGACAGTGAACCTGGAATCCCATCACCTCAGTCTTGCACGAACTGCAGTCCTAGAACCTCTTATCCTTGCCCTCGGGTATTTCCATCCTCTGCTCTTCAGCAGTTCGTCAGTCtttgcacacacaaatttgcaagCCCCGTTTGGAGTGACAAGAGGTACTCTCTTGCATATGTGAGAATGCCATGGCTGTCAGTCAGAGTGTGACCCGTGGCAGAGGGTAGGAAGACCATGAGAAAACGAGCAATCCAAAGTTGGaacaagttcattttcataggTCAGCAAAATGCCTTTATGAGCATGTACAGATGGCTctacacattattttttttttcttaattttattttattttaaccacaggtaaaaacaactaaaaaagatgacatgcacacactattTGACTGAAGGTGTCTTTACAGTGCACCTAGGAAGGGTTAGTTAATGTTTCAAGGAAACAGGTTTGTACTTGTCCTGGACAGGTTACAGGTTTGAATCTGTGatactgtacagtatgtgagtcaaacaaacaacagtgaaTAGAGCATCATATATGTTTAGCAAGCTACAtctggatgtaaaaaaaatagtacataATTTGTATATGTCAGGTGTCAGAGCCAACCGGTAATTAGTCTCTGGGACTAATGAAAGCTTGACGTGAAAGTGAGTCAGATCTTGTTGTCGTGCTCCCCAGCAGGTTGGAGGCGGCTCGCTCAACTGTCTGGAGTTTGGGGACAGCAAGCTCTCCTCCATGGAGGGCTGTGCGGGGAAGAAATGCCCCTGCCCCTGCCAGCATGGGAAGGAGACTccagaaacagcagaaacagggAAGCTGACTCGCCAACTGAGTCCACAGAGCATCAATACAGTCGTGGCCTTTTCTGTGGTTTCACCTGAGATCAAACAGGCAATTGAGAGTGTCAAGTACATCGCCGAGAACATGAGGAGCCGTAACAAGGCCAAAGAGGTGAGTTATTGTTATCTTCACTGTAGCTGACTGCTCTGAATGTCAGTGACTAAGAGTAAGGAggaaataaatcacacacaagACACTGGTGTAATCAAGAGTGGAGGTGCTGGGGAGGGCAGTTCAAACTAGATAACCAGTGAATAATGCGGTCAACCATTTGATTGTTGTCATGATATCCATGGGTTcagataagaaaaaagaaacaacattaaaataaattcatttgaTAGAGTAAGTGAAATaaagaagcaaaacatttcaacaatCACTGCCAAGTGAATTTCATTACACAATTGTCACACTGGGATGGCAGAGGTTCAGCTAAACAAAGtggtatttataaaaaaaaattatataaaatccAACAAACAAACTGAGCATTCAGCCAAATAGAATTTCAGTCTCAAAGGGCACAACATAATCAGCTTATTGAATGAGCAGGAATGTGTTTGACAATAAAGGATCAAatcattacatttaaattaGGCTGTTACTGCATTTTTAGatcatcattttacatttactcatacaaaaataaatgagaagaaTTAACAATTTAGCTTGAAAAATAGATGCTTATATCAATCAAAATAGATGGCAAACACAAAGAGTGGTGTTGCAAAATCAGGCCACAGTGTTTTAGGTCAgattttgctctgtttgtgctgTGCTACATTGGCCAGCTGACTGCTGTCCAAGGTCCTGAAAAGGCATTTACTGTGCATGCAGCAAtctaacattttaaaaacacacttaaaGGGGGAAACTGCTGTGTTCAGATATCCTCcaatacatatacaaacacacacatgtactaGCAAAGACACACGCCCTCAGCATTTTAGATTTTTGCTTTAGATTCAGCTTTTGTACACAACGATGTAGAGGCAAAGTGCAAAGAAAATGATGGGAAAAAACAACtagaaacaataacaaaaacaatttattctTAATTTAGGCTCTTGCTTTGCTTCTTACCTTGCTGTTTCTTGCACATGTAGGAGGCTTCCTACAGAAATATCCcagataatgttttttttttttttttttgagctatAGTACGTTACACTTGTCAGTAGGCTACAGTAGCCTATATAAATGAATCATGGAGTTAAGTTTTGCTGTCACTCAATCAAGACAACTACAAGTTTCCTTAAGTCTTTGTGATGTGTTCAAATTCAGCTATACTGTAATGGACCAACATATTTCATTCTGCACAACTGCATCTAATCCAATTCAGCTTCCACTTATTATGAAACAGTTGACTTAAGAATCAGTCACATCAAAAACTTAAGAATCAAGTCAcatcaaaaaaatacaaatttccaGTGTAATATAATCTTTATATGAATCCCCACACACTtatggaaaacacacatgcagcaaacaAGCTCCATGCATAATGAAGTTACGCCCAAACACTCCAACAATGGCAAGGGAGAGCTCTGTTGTGGTTCGGGGCATTGTTGTTGCATATCCTAACCCACCCCAGTAGTGAACGCTACTGTAAGATAGACCAAAAAACAATTTTAGATTTGAGGCGAGaactctcttctttctctgtcagtTATATATACAGCGGGTGAAATCTCCCAGCGGGCAGAGAGAGCCTTTGATATGTAAAACTCTTGACTCAATCAGCTTTGTCAAAACGCCTGTCGCCTCTTTTGACACTGTGGTTTGAATGTGATTATCATAGTAATTTCCTCCTGTGTAAATTATGTGTCAATTATATGAAAGCTctcaaaaatgttaaattccattctctcttcctcttttctttgtgtCCTTTCTTTTGCTCATCCCCAACTCCCACAACCTCCCACATCCTGTGGTTCTGTGTCTCCCTGCTTTCCCCTCACCGTGCACTTGCTCTTCACCGCTCCCCTTTTCACTTGCTTTAAAATCTTCCTCTCCTCGTCACTTTTCTCCTTCCATTTGTCACCACTCctacttttttctttactcCCCTCTGTCCCCCCTTTTTGGTATCATTTTGTCCCCTTCCCTCACTTGCAGGTGGAAGATGACTGGAAGtacgttgccatggtgattGATAGAATCTTCCTGTGGGTGTTTGTGACCGTGTGCGTCCTTGGAACCTTGGGCCTCTTCCTCCAGCCTCTTATTGGCTTCGTCTCATAACCACAAACTAATCAGGGCTCACTGCCTACCCGTGCCGACTAAATCCTGTACAAGCCACTAACTCTCAGTTGTCAGTCGACCAATCAGTGATGGGATCTCAAAGATTTGACTTCTAAAGCAATggtggccctgagagctcagTGCACTGCAACTTAAGAAAACAGATGCAAatagacaaaacacaagcaaattaagaaaacatcatcaatttGACAACACATGTGCTGCATTTAGAAAACAAGCTGCATATTcaggcaacacaacac of Myripristis murdjan chromosome 1, fMyrMur1.1, whole genome shotgun sequence contains these proteins:
- the chrna6 gene encoding neuronal acetylcholine receptor subunit alpha-6, producing MHPAARWTLLLLLVVLVSEDCFSSKAEDRLFRKLFRRYNQFIRPVENVSDPVTVEFEVSISQLVKVDEVNQIMETNLWLRHIWNDYKLRWTPVEFDGIEFIRVPSNKIWRPDIVLYNNAVGDFLVEDKTKALLKFDGTITWVPPAIFKSSCPMDITYFPFDYQNCSMKFGSWTYDKAKIDLVLIGSKVNLKDFWESGEWEIIDAPGYKHDIKYNCCEEIYPDITYSFYIRRLPLFYTINLIIPCLLISFLTVLVFYLPSDCGEKVTLCISVLLSLTVFLLVITETIPSTSLVIPLIGEYLLFTMIFVTLSIVITVFVLNVHYRTPMTHTMPGWVRSVFLKVLPRIMLMRRPMDEEGKAGGLDSSGEAGGAGGGGGGGGGKGGKKRKNSLTQQVGGGSLNCLEFGDSKLSSMEGCAGKKCPCPCQHGKETPETAETGKLTRQLSPQSINTVVAFSVVSPEIKQAIESVKYIAENMRSRNKAKEVEDDWKYVAMVIDRIFLWVFVTVCVLGTLGLFLQPLIGFVS